Proteins co-encoded in one Bacteroidota bacterium genomic window:
- a CDS encoding rhodanese-related sulfurtransferase, producing the protein MVLHNRVNKKELKEQLMNEKIRRITLSFYRYVKIDDPSLLRDEMYKRWSEMKVFGRIYFANEGVNAQLSVPEDNFENFKRDLYSDKRFENVPFKIAVEDDGKSFYKLAVKVRRKIVADGLNDDTFDVSNVGKHLSAREFNEAMETPGTIVVDMRNHYESEIGHFENAICPDVDTFREELPLVLDLLQDKKENKLLLYCTGGIRCEKASAFFKHHGFEDVNQLHGGIIDYARQVKAENLTSKFKGKNFVFDERMGEKVGNEIISHCHQCDSLCDEHVNCANDDCHLLFIQCPSCAEKMKGCCSEACMQIISLPVEAQRKLRKGRKKEDSLSVYKSRLRPNLKALSSGDIKYMHNTGN; encoded by the coding sequence ATGGTATTGCATAACCGTGTTAACAAAAAGGAACTTAAGGAACAATTAATGAACGAGAAAATAAGGCGAATTACGCTTTCATTTTACCGTTATGTAAAAATTGACGATCCAAGCTTGCTTCGTGATGAAATGTATAAAAGATGGTCGGAAATGAAGGTATTTGGTAGAATTTATTTTGCCAATGAAGGTGTAAATGCCCAATTGAGTGTGCCTGAAGATAATTTTGAAAATTTTAAAAGAGACCTTTATTCGGATAAGCGTTTTGAAAATGTACCATTTAAAATTGCGGTCGAAGATGATGGTAAATCATTTTATAAACTTGCAGTAAAGGTGCGAAGAAAAATTGTTGCTGACGGACTCAACGACGACACGTTCGATGTTAGTAACGTAGGTAAACACCTTAGTGCACGCGAATTTAATGAGGCGATGGAAACTCCTGGAACCATTGTGGTAGATATGCGAAATCATTACGAAAGCGAAATTGGCCATTTTGAAAATGCTATTTGTCCGGATGTTGACACTTTTCGTGAAGAGTTGCCGTTGGTACTTGATTTATTACAAGATAAAAAGGAAAACAAATTACTACTCTATTGCACAGGAGGAATTCGCTGCGAAAAGGCAAGTGCATTTTTTAAGCATCATGGATTTGAAGACGTGAATCAGCTCCATGGTGGAATTATTGACTATGCTCGACAAGTTAAAGCAGAAAACTTAACCTCTAAATTTAAAGGTAAAAATTTTGTTTTTGATGAGAGAATGGGTGAGAAGGTTGGTAATGAAATTATTAGCCATTGCCATCAATGCGACAGCCTTTGCGATGAACATGTAAACTGTGCGAACGACGATTGTCATTTGTTATTTATACAATGCCCCTCATGTGCTGAAAAAATGAAAGGTTGTTGTTCCGAAGCATGCATGCAAATTATTTCCTTGCCGGTTGAAGCGCAAAGAAAATTAAGAAAAGGACGGAAGAAGGAAGATTCTTTATCGGTGTATAAAAGTAGGCTTAGGCCCAATTTAAAAGCATTAAGCTCAGGAGATATTAAGTATATGCACAATACAGGGAACTAA
- a CDS encoding T9SS type A sorting domain-containing protein, which translates to MKKHVTLILLLVLITLENTFAILPTPLITAPADGSQNNPAATKINWYSVTGATSYEFKIDTSATLLSAPVQTSTSSEFTNSQLYYGTTYYWQVRALKTTGTADSSDWTAIFSFTTQAELTISSPANGAIAQSPRSFLNWSNSDGCTNFQVQLDELVTFNSPSFLEIFQPDSLSYFYTAQLKFGTTYYWRVRAMHAIDTTDWTPIYSYTTLDSVTLTAPTNGASFLSPSVELNWDYISGITKYEVQLDKTSGFNSLDLRTAVLADSISNWTPLNLEFGASYFWRVRAWHANDTTQWSQTWNFTTLAALTLTSPGNNTTNQFPNALLNWNYVTDPINYDVEYDTSLSFSSPNYVYASNDSISEHKTANLLFGETYYWHARAHNLADTSQWSTLWSFTVIDNVIQTAPSNGALAIPSRVTLNWNAVEGTTGYQVLLDTSLNFSSPLSATYQSATSDQQVLNLYFGTTYYWKVRAFHSLDTSSWTSAWSFTTADSVILTSPLNHATQVTPRANLNWSNLSGSSAYLVVYDTSASFSSPMVKLITSTSSNYFATNLFFNQQYFWKVKAINLVDTTAWSETWDFTTLNELVHTSPLDGDTGLALTTEINWSGVSGAVGYIYRFDTSPLFNVFPQTGNSIGTNSRADITLSQYGQTYYWQVAVFDSVDTSGWSSPWSFTTLYQLAQAPNLLAPADLSTGLSIASVPLSWNSLAGVISYEYSYSTSSTFNSASTFSTTDTTGVINGLNSETVYYWKVRAANASGYTPWSSVFSFTTLNPFTGVPILFAPEDEATDVPQPVTFTWYPLAFASGFECEYSTDSLFTNSITVMSFDTSANSGLIDPLTTYYWHVRGVDDNAYSAWSSIWKFTTENPLTFATALITPNDGSTGLSSPVSFTWNSLPLASSYECEYDVDSLFSAATTLLANDTTVISLPLSPLTKYFWRVRGVLGNVSSPWSTVWSFNTENPLILAPVQYAPADLSTGVSSPANFSWFPVTAASSYECEYALDSLFNSPVTLLANDTSAVSLSLQSLSTYFWRVRAVLGVATSPWSQIWKFGTADGTIPLQLLPLNNDTGLLSPVLFKWTTVAGVSSYECQYATDSIFTNPVVLNSSVDTIQSQNLNLLTTYYWRVRASDGTTNYPWSEVWKFTTSFMVNDQSLYSENAGIMVYPNPATNQLFIKNTTSQNEQFVISILSLDGRIVWQNKLSANSSVTINIENLASGCYLLNALSKSQVIRQKLIVK; encoded by the coding sequence ATGAAGAAGCACGTTACACTTATTTTATTGTTGGTTCTTATTACCTTAGAAAATACTTTCGCAATTTTACCAACACCCTTAATTACTGCACCTGCCGATGGTTCTCAAAATAATCCTGCTGCCACTAAAATAAATTGGTACAGTGTTACAGGGGCTACCAGCTATGAATTTAAGATTGATACGAGTGCTACCCTGCTTTCTGCTCCGGTTCAAACGAGCACTTCTAGCGAATTCACCAATTCACAATTGTATTACGGAACAACCTATTACTGGCAAGTACGCGCACTAAAAACAACCGGCACAGCAGATTCATCTGACTGGACAGCAATTTTTAGTTTTACCACACAAGCTGAGTTAACTATATCTTCACCGGCCAATGGAGCAATTGCTCAAAGCCCTCGAAGTTTTTTAAATTGGAGCAATAGCGACGGGTGTACAAATTTTCAAGTACAGCTCGACGAATTGGTAACTTTTAATTCGCCTTCCTTTTTGGAAATATTTCAACCTGATTCACTTTCTTATTTCTATACCGCTCAATTAAAGTTTGGAACAACTTATTACTGGCGTGTTCGGGCAATGCATGCGATTGATACAACTGACTGGACTCCTATTTATTCCTATACCACTCTAGACAGTGTTACATTAACTGCACCCACCAATGGGGCAAGCTTTCTTTCACCCAGTGTTGAGTTGAATTGGGATTATATTTCGGGAATCACTAAGTATGAGGTACAGCTTGATAAAACATCCGGATTTAATTCGTTGGATTTGCGAACTGCTGTATTAGCTGATTCAATTTCTAATTGGACACCGCTTAATTTAGAATTTGGAGCATCTTATTTTTGGAGAGTTAGAGCATGGCATGCAAATGATACAACTCAGTGGTCGCAAACTTGGAATTTTACTACACTTGCAGCCTTAACACTTACTAGTCCTGGAAACAATACAACGAATCAGTTTCCGAATGCTTTGTTAAACTGGAATTATGTTACAGATCCAATTAATTACGATGTTGAATACGATACCTCTTTAAGTTTTTCATCTCCTAATTATGTTTATGCTAGCAACGATAGTATTTCGGAACATAAAACAGCCAATTTGCTTTTTGGTGAAACTTATTACTGGCATGCTAGAGCGCACAATTTAGCCGACACTTCACAATGGTCCACATTGTGGAGCTTTACCGTTATCGACAATGTAATTCAAACAGCACCTTCAAATGGAGCTTTGGCTATTCCTTCGCGTGTTACACTTAACTGGAACGCAGTTGAAGGAACTACGGGATACCAAGTTTTACTTGATACCTCACTCAACTTTTCATCGCCGTTAAGTGCAACTTATCAAAGTGCAACATCCGATCAGCAAGTTCTAAATTTATATTTTGGAACTACCTATTACTGGAAAGTTAGGGCTTTTCATTCTTTAGATACTTCAAGTTGGACAAGCGCATGGTCATTTACTACTGCCGATAGTGTAATTCTCACATCTCCTTTAAATCATGCAACTCAAGTAACCCCAAGAGCAAATTTAAACTGGAGCAATTTAAGCGGCTCTAGTGCTTACTTGGTTGTGTATGATACTTCTGCTTCTTTTAGTTCGCCAATGGTAAAATTAATAACTTCAACTAGCTCTAATTATTTTGCGACCAATCTATTTTTTAATCAGCAGTATTTTTGGAAAGTAAAAGCCATTAATCTTGTTGATACAACTGCTTGGTCTGAAACATGGGATTTTACTACCTTGAATGAACTGGTGCACACCTCTCCTTTGGACGGTGATACGGGTCTGGCGCTTACAACAGAAATTAATTGGTCAGGAGTTTCTGGTGCTGTTGGATATATTTATCGCTTTGATACTAGTCCATTATTTAACGTGTTCCCCCAAACCGGCAACTCAATTGGCACCAATTCACGCGCTGATATTACTTTGTCGCAATATGGTCAAACTTATTATTGGCAAGTTGCTGTATTTGATTCGGTAGATACCTCAGGTTGGTCATCTCCTTGGTCGTTTACAACCCTTTATCAATTGGCTCAAGCACCTAATTTATTGGCACCTGCTGATTTATCTACAGGATTATCAATCGCTTCAGTGCCTTTAAGTTGGAATTCGCTGGCTGGTGTAATTAGTTATGAATACAGCTATTCTACCTCCTCAACATTTAATAGTGCTTCAACATTCAGCACAACAGATACTACCGGCGTTATCAACGGCTTGAATAGTGAAACTGTTTATTATTGGAAAGTGAGAGCTGCAAATGCTTCAGGATATACTCCTTGGTCGAGTGTTTTTTCATTTACCACATTAAATCCCTTTACAGGAGTACCTATACTATTTGCCCCTGAAGATGAAGCAACCGACGTACCACAGCCGGTAACGTTTACTTGGTATCCATTAGCTTTTGCAAGCGGCTTTGAATGCGAATATTCAACCGATTCGTTGTTTACAAATTCAATAACAGTAATGAGTTTCGATACTTCTGCCAACTCAGGATTAATAGACCCTTTAACTACGTATTATTGGCATGTAAGAGGAGTTGACGATAATGCCTATTCTGCCTGGAGTAGCATTTGGAAATTTACAACTGAAAATCCATTGACTTTTGCTACTGCTTTAATTACACCTAATGATGGTTCAACTGGCTTGAGCAGCCCTGTTAGTTTTACCTGGAACTCACTACCCCTTGCATCTTCTTACGAATGTGAATATGACGTAGATTCGTTGTTTAGTGCTGCAACTACTTTGTTGGCAAATGATACTACTGTAATTTCTCTTCCCTTAAGTCCGTTAACAAAGTACTTCTGGCGTGTAAGAGGTGTTTTAGGAAATGTAAGTTCACCTTGGAGTACCGTTTGGAGCTTCAACACCGAGAATCCATTAATATTGGCTCCGGTTCAATATGCCCCTGCTGATTTGTCTACCGGAGTTAGTAGTCCTGCTAATTTTAGTTGGTTTCCAGTAACAGCTGCCTCTTCTTATGAATGTGAATATGCCTTAGATTCGTTGTTCAACTCACCTGTCACTTTGTTGGCAAATGACACCAGTGCGGTATCCTTGTCGCTTCAAAGTTTATCAACATACTTTTGGAGAGTACGTGCTGTTTTAGGAGTAGCAACATCACCCTGGAGTCAGATTTGGAAATTTGGAACAGCCGACGGTACCATCCCTTTGCAACTACTTCCTTTAAATAACGATACCGGATTATTATCGCCTGTGCTATTTAAGTGGACTACAGTAGCTGGTGTAAGTTCTTATGAATGTCAATATGCTACAGATTCTATCTTTACAAATCCTGTGGTGTTGAATTCATCAGTTGATACTATACAATCACAAAATCTTAATTTGTTAACTACCTATTATTGGAGAGTGAGAGCCAGTGATGGAACAACAAATTATCCTTGGAGTGAAGTTTGGAAATTTACCACCTCTTTTATGGTTAATGATCAATCACTTTATTCTGAAAATGCCGGAATTATGGTTTACCCTAATCCAGCAACGAATCAACTATTTATTAAAAATACAACTAGCCAAAATGAACAGTTTGTAATTTCAATTTTGTCGTTGGATGGAAGGATAGTTTGGCAAAATAAACTTAGCGCCAATTCTTCAGTTACTATTAATATCGAAAATTTAGCTAGCGGTTGCTATTTGTTAAATGCACTTAGTAAAAGTCAAGTTATACGTCAAAAACTAATTGTGAAATAA